A segment of the Nomascus leucogenys isolate Asia chromosome 1a, Asia_NLE_v1, whole genome shotgun sequence genome:
AAAATgtccagtaaaataaataaacctttcagacgcttgattctttttaaatagagagagaaagaatgaatgatatataaatataataaccGTAATGATAAAGGAGCTACTAGTCTGGATATGAaagagaacagaatggaaatggaaacatGCAGTTCTATGTAATATATTCTTTAAATCTTTAGCAAAATATATCATGATAATGAAACAGAAACGAAAATATAAACAGACCGGTACGTATGAAAGAGAGGAAACTAAGATGTGCATCATTCACACTCCTCAGATCCCTCCTTAGTCCCCACAGTCATCCTCCCCCACAACCCCACAGTCCGCCCTCACTCCGCCCTCAGATCCACCACCAGACGGAGACCCCCAGTCCCTCCTCACGCCGCCTGCAGATCCACCACCAGAGACCCCTCAGTGCCCCCTCACTCCTCCCTCAGATCCACCATCAGAGATCGCTCCGACTTCCACTATTCCATCCACTAATCGTCCCCATCACTGACCGGAGGGCTCACGACAGACATCAGAGATTCTTCTAGCTCAGTTCACAGATGCTGCCATCCCTCTACTCACCTGCCCCTCACCCACGTCCTATCAGGACAGTGGTCATTTGCCTCGGGCGGTGACTATAGTCGCAAGAACCAGAACAGGACCCACTTCCTTTTTGTCAATGCCTCCCAGGCCCAGAGGTACTTCTTACAGCGCTGCCTGGGTGTGCGCATGCTCAGCAGTCTTCGTGGTCGAAAGTTGCCAGTAGTCAACATGGCGCTTTGCCAAACACGCTCCCGTTTCAGCGGCTTAGGCTGGGCGCCAGTATGGCGGCGCCCATGTAGACACTCTGACCTGTGGGCGGCCATGTTGAGGTGATGTAGAGACTGAGGGGCTGAGGGTtgtccaaaggaaaggaaacaaagcaGAGGTGTGTCCCATCATACTAAGCCAGGACACAATTAAAGCCTGTCACCTCAGGTTACAGTCTTTCTCCAGTGCTTCTGTGGACACAACAACACTGTTAACCAACAGGAACTAATCAGCATTTATATAACACCGCAAACGCAGCCGAATACACATTTTATTCGTGTCGATGGGGCACTTAGCAAGATATGAAGTAacctgggccataaaacaaatctcagcaaatttaaaacaactgaaatcatACAGTTTGTTCTCTGAACAcaatagaattaaactagaaatcagtaacaggaagataaaaggaaaatctccaaacacgTGAAAACACATGCTAAATAATCCATTGTTCAAAGAGAaagtctcaaatttttaaaatacattgaaatgaatgaaagtgaaagtgaatgaatttttaaaatacattgaaatgaatgaaagtgaaacacaacatatcaaaatttgtgggatgtgGCTAAATCAGTggtgaaagaaaaatgtataccACTAAGggcttacattagaaaagaaaaaaatttcaaagcaatAACCAAGCTCCCCCACATactaaaaaaagaagagcaaaataaaccgaatgcaagtgaaagaaaggaaataataaggatAAGAAGATAACTcgataaaatgtaaaaagaaaaatagagaaaaaccgATTAAACAAAAGCTGGttctataaatgttaataaaattgaCAAGCCTGTAGAGGAGACACAAAATATCAATATCCAGGATGAAACAGGAGATACCACTGTAGACCATGATgaaatcaaaagaataaagagaatactacaaacaactctaCAAACATAAATTTCACAACATAGATGAACTGCATTAATTCTTGAAAAAGCACAAATTCTCTCTTACAACATGAAATAGTTATGTTGAATAGCCCTAGAACTGAAGTCATAATTTgaaatatctgaaaaagaaatcttcaggaTTAGAGATTTGGATAGCTAGATCAGagaattctaacaaacatttaaaggtTAACACAAATTATATCCAGTCTCTTCCAGAATAAAGGATAGAAAGAAGACAACAGAAAGATATTCCAACTCATGAGGCCAGTGTTACTCTGATATCAGAGCTAAcgacagaagaagaaaagaaatcagtattcttcatgaatatagatggaaaaaattctcaaccaaataatagcaaaaataattcaacaatatataaaaataatttcaaaccatGAACAAGTGAtatttattccaggaataaaaAGCTGTTTTggtattcaaaaatcaattcgTGTAACCCACCACATTAGCAAGCTAAAGATAAGCATATTACATGATTATGTCAATGCaggaaaagcacatgaaaaaattcaacactcatttataatgaaaaaaaacttCCAGGAATTAGGAACAGAGGTAAAATTTCTAACttttaagttagaaaaaaatctacagcTAACATCAAACTAAAAGATGAaagagactgaatgctttcccgtTCAGTTTGGGAAGGAGGAAAATATGTCCGTGCTCATCATTTTTATTCTACATAGCTCTGGAAGACCCAGCCAGCTGACAAAAATTCTCTCCATAACCAGACTCTAACCATGCTCCTTTGAACTCTCTTGCCAACTAAACCCTGGCTTTTGGGCTTTTGTGTTGTCTATGAATTGCCCAATATTAGTAAGAATCCTAGCAAGGCAATTTAGTCAGAATCCTCCATCTTCATATCTGATCACCATTGATATCTAATTGGTTTTCTTAATATCTACCATCCCCAGGTGATAACTGATCACTATTGATATCTAATTGGTTTTCTTATTATCTACCATCCCCAGGTGATACCTGATCACTCTGGCCTGGCTTCAGCAAGAATTCTGTGAGGTCAGTTTAGCCAGATTCCCTCCTATTAGTAATTTTCCATACACTACCACCCCTCCACCCTGCTCTATGGCTATAAAATTTCTATTCAGAGGGAAACCTGAATATATGGAAACTAGAGATTACTGCAAGACCCTATTGCAGTAATCTCTATATCTATTGCAATAATCCTTCTAAATAAAGTTtgtcttactatttttttaacaGGTGTCACAAAAAGTTTTTTCTCTAATACAGCTCAACAAAACAAGTCTGAAATAGAAGAATAAAGTGGGAGGAATTATTCTAcccaattttttaactttttacatagctacagaaatcaagacagtgtggtattggcaggGGTATAGACAGTTCAATCAAACAGAATTGAGAACTCAGAAATATTTCCATACAAGTACAACCAACTGACTTTTGAAAAAGGTGCAATATGAATTCAATGGTAGAGTGGTTCTGGAGCAGTTAGATACCATAGACAAAACAATGAACCTCAATCTAACCTcatgtctttattaaaaaaaaaaggatcagccgggtgcggtggctcacgcctgtaatcccagcactttggagggctgaggcgggaggatcacgaggtcaggagattgacaccatcctggctaacaaggtgtaactccgtctctactaaaaatacaaaaaaattaaccgggcatggtggcaggtcctgtagtcccagctactggggaggctgaggcaggagaatggcgtgaacccgggaggcggagcttgcagtgagccgagatggcgccactgcactccagcctgggcgacagagcgagactccctctcaaaaaaaaaaaaagatcatagatctcaatgtaaaaatatgaaatttaatgaTAAATTCTTCAGGTCCTAGGACTTGATGAATAATTACTAGACATGACACCAGAAAAGCACAATCAATTATAAGAATTTATTAATTGGatgttatcaaaatttaaaacttttgcccTGCATAAGAGCCTGTTAATAAAAAGACAAGGTAAAAACTGGGAGAAAACTGCAAACCACACCTGATAAACCATATCTGACAAGGAGCTCATATCTAGAATATTGTTTAAAGTTTTCaaaagtcaacaacaacaacaacaacaacaacaaaaaatccaattagaaaatgggctaAAGGCATTAACAGATATTTCACTGAACAGGATATATtgatggaaaatgagaaaataaaataacttttatcagAGGAATGCCAGTCCTTTTAAATTATCAAGCCCAGAGAGACATTAAAATAAGACAGCAGGCcccgcgcggtggctcacgccggtaatcccagcactttggcaggccaaggagggcggatcacgaggtcaggagatcgacaccgtcctggctaacacggtgaaaccccgtctctactaaaaatacaaaaaattagccgggcacagtggcaggcgcctgtagtcccagctactccggaggctgaggcaggagaatggcgtgaacccaggaggcagagcttgcagtgagccaagagtgcgccactgcactccagcctgggcgacagagtgagactctgtctcaaaaaaaaaaaaaaaaaaggaaaactgcatgtcctgcacatgtaccccggaacttaaaataaatacataagtacataaatagaattttaaaaaaaatcttaattgtaTGTGGGTAGGTCCCTTTGATTGAAAGTGAGatagaaggccgggcgcagtggctcacacctgtaatcccagcactttgggaggcagaggcgggcggatcacgaggtcaggagatcgagaccatcctggctaacacggtgaaacccggtctctactaaaaatacaaaaagaaattaggcttccttccgtccttccttccttctttccttccttccttccttttctcttttcttccctctgttgcccaggctggagggtagtctGCTccctgcagactccctgcctccggctcccctGATTCTCCTGCatcggcctgcgggctgcctgggattgcgggcgcgcgtcaccacccctgcctggtttttgtcctttggctggaggcggggtttcgccatgttggccaggctggtctccagctcctgacctcgagtggtctgcccgcctcggcctcccgaggtgctgggactgcagacggagtctcgctcactcggtgctcggtgttgcccgggctggagtgcggtggcgtggtcttggctcgctgcagcctccgcctcccagccgcctgccttggcctcccagggtgctaggattgcagcctctgcccggccgccgccccgtctgggaggtgaggagcgtctctgcctggccacccattgtctgggatgtgaggagcgcctctgcccggccgccgccccgtctaggaaacgtctctgcccggccgccccgccccgtctgggaagtgaggaacgcctctgcccggccgccccgtctgggaagtgaggggcgcctctgcctggctgccccgtctgggatgtgagaagcgcctctgcccggccgcccatcatctgcgaagtgaggtgcgcctctgcctggccgccccgtctgggatgtgaggagcccctctgcccggccgccaccccgtctaggaagtgaggagcgcctctgcctggccgccccgtctgggaagtgaggagcgcctctgcccaggtgtgagccacgcacCCAGCCAGatgttataattattactattactactacttaaacaaaaacattttaattaagtaaaatgaTACAATTATTGCTATTTTGCAGGATGATTTAAAGATTAGGTCGCATTTTGCATATCCGATATTGGAACAGCATTTATAATTCATAATtggtagcattttaaaaatcatcttattaatatagaaaatagTAGGGTATCACACAATCCATGAGGTCTTACATTAAGTAGAATAAGGTATACACAGCAGGTCTAGGGCAGTTCTAGGCATCTAATTGAcacttaaatacattttaattcctAAAAGTACCGTGGGGAAAGAGCACTGAAATAACAACatagttttaaaacaaattacttcttaccttgatttttttaaatgtgaagctAAAGGAAACTAATGATTGAGATGAACAGGTATGGCTCATTTTAGATTACACTTAGATTTACAGAATATATGCAAATCAGACTTTCCAATTATTCATATTAGTATTTAAGACTGATAAATTTTTCAAAAGGGCAGTTAAAGGTTATCTCTTACTGTTTTCTACCTTCAGAAATGCTTTTGCTTGAAAGGTGGGAGGAAAAGCTTCAATGAGATTAAGTCctactattcccattttaaatcTCTCATCTTGCTCAGGCAGAACAGGtaaacaaagtttttaaatatggaaGGGTCCTGAGAGATAGTGCAAAATGTTTGCTACATAACAGGTAAAATGTTTGCTACATAACAGGTATTCAGGTTatgtttgatgaataaatggattGATAGAATACAGTTGGGGagctcaatatttttaaatacaacttTTATAAACCAGTATTTTCGTGATAGTAATATTATttgctatttgttatttttataagacTACAACTGTAATGAAATGATTAATCTATCATTGTTTGCATATATGTAATGAATCTATacataagaaaaacatatatacataatatgtacaTAATAAAATCTGCAAGCACAGGTAAAAAGATTCCCTTTTTACTTCTGAAGAAGCTAAAAGTTCAAACAAGATAACAACcctcaataataatgataaaaaatagtgagaaattatttttatctgtacAAGATTCATATTTCTCTCTTCCCAAAAATTATtccattaataataaatttttactaGAAGTTTTACAAATGCTTACTTCAGAAATCAAaggtaagaaaaaagaacaaaatgctcAGAAGTTACAAATTTTATCCTATTTTGTACATAGTTTTGGCTAACATAAGACCAcagtatgtttgtgtgtatgtgcaagcaaattgatttttttttcctcactggctataacaaaatacatctTCACACATCAACATACTTCTCCACCTATTGCCACCTTCAATGGCCACATATCCATTCTATGGGTTCTTGTTAACATAAATGCTGAGAAAAACAAAGTGCATgtatctctattttcttttttttttttttttttttttttggagacagagtctggctctgtcccccaggctggagtgcagtggcaccatctcggctcactgcaagctccgcctcccggattcacgccattctcctgcgtcagcctcccgagtagctgggactacaggcgcccgctaccacgccctgctaatttttttgatttttagtagagacagggtttcactatgttggccaggatggtctcgaactcctgacttcgtaatccgcccacctcggcctcccaaagtgctaggattacaggcttgagccaccgcgcccggccatgtatCTCTATTTTCTGAAGGCATTTTAATACAATGGAATTGATGGGTAAAgggcatatacatttttaaaatgtggtaattATCTCCAAATTATCTACTTGAAAAGTCATCAGCAACTTAAACTTCAAGCAGCAGTGTAAGTACCACTGCTCTTCATTCTCACAAACACTGTGGATAGAACACAGTCTCATTCCTCTTTTAACTTAAATTCTCTTGTGAGAAACACTAAGGATTTTTTCCTATGTACATAAGTAACTTGTGGATCTGCAAAAAAGTACTTTGCTCACTTTTAGAGTTCTTTTCTTGTGGATTTGATTGGAAAGAATGCcctgtaaaataaagatgtgctttttatctgtatatatataactgatatatatataacatattatattagTAACATATACAATTTGTTATACATATAATcagaaatatatatcatattatatatgataAAGAATAACTTCCCTGTAGGATGAAGATACACTTTTcatctgaatatatatttttatatattagtaaaaatatgtatagtaaatatttttcaagtgtgttaccttttgttaatttttttctggtacacaggggattttaatttttagtttgctAAATCAATCTTCAGAATGCCTGCTTGCGAGGTCATTCTTAGGAAGGCCTttattaacataaaatgtacctgTATAAATAagtctttgtgttttcttctggtacTTTTCTCATTTGGCGTATGTAAAAATTTCAGTCTAAATTCCATCAGGAACTCATTTTTGCGACATAAAATTCCATTAGTTTTCTTCACACAGCAGGCATTTTATTAATAACTCATCCTTTCCTACTCATCTGAAATGTTACCATTATCAATCCCTAtgtatatatcttacatatatttcagtttttttggatttcctattctgttgcatttatttatctgtgtttttaGCTGTTAGTAAATAATTAATTGTGGGAAATAATAGCATATTTTGATATCTAGAGGAGCAAGTCTTTTTTCACTccattatgaacatttttaaatgtcatcacAATAGTAAGGTAGACAGTGTCATGCAAAAATGATAAACCTTGATATTTTTATTCGGTTTATGTAAAACTGATAAACATAGAAATAGCtcacattttgagaaaaatgagTCTTCTCATTCAAGGAACCCACGTCCCATTTCCAAGTGTCCCTCTAAGAAGCCCCAGTAAAGAACCTATCTACCTAGGTGGATTCGGATGTAAAACTGACACAGGGTTTAATCTGAGAACTCTTCGCCTACTGAAAATGGCTCATGGTATTTTTGACATGGGAATGAGTTCTCATTAGGCACCTCCCTATCATGTATATGAGACATATCTTTTAAACGTGTATATGCTTAACTTTGTGAGTTAAATCAAGTTCTCCACCAAGTGCTACAGACGGGGAATTGCCAGCGATGGAAAGCAGCTGAGGCTCCACTTGGCCCTGCGGCTCCGAGGGTGCCCGGCGCCCTCCAAGGTCCCCGCCCCAGGGGCTGCGGGGCTGCAGGGAAGCCGGGCCTGGAGCCCCCTCCCACCGCGGGCTGAGCCCCCGCTACCTGTCCTTTCTGTCGCGGGCGTCCAAGTCCCGGAACCTGCCCGTCAGGCAGAGCTCCACCTCCGCGGCGTCGCCCTTGATGGCAGCCCTGTGGATCTTCCGCAGTTCCCAGTCCGCGATGTAGTACCCCCGACCAGCGTACTCTTTGTCCACGGAGCCCAGGAGCGCCTGGCCCAGGCGTTTCCCGAAGCTGAAGAGCTTCCTCACGGTGGCGACTTTTCAGACGCCCACCACCCGCTCCTGAGCCGCCGCGGCTCCTCGTGGCCTTTCCATCCCCACCCAGCCCCAATCCGCGATCCACCCCCACAACCCGCGATCCACCCCCAAATCCGCGATCCACCCCCAAATCCAAGATCCACCCCCAAATCCAAGATCCACCCCCAAACCCGCGATGTAGCTCAGAATCCCGATCCAGCCCGGTCCACCACAGCCTTCAGCAGCGACACTAGCAGCCTCCGACCTCTCAGACCGAGTGAGCTCCACGAAGCCGTTAGGCGCGCGCCTGTAGCTCAGCGCTCCGATCTCTCAGACCGCGTGAGCCCCGGCTAAGCCATTAGGCTCGGCGCCTGCAGCTCAGCGCCAGCTCGGACTCCGGAAGCCGCTCCCGAGCCCGTGCGGCCTGCAGGGGGCTGCTGCAACTCGGGCGCAGGCGCTGCTGGCTTGCGGGTTCTCCTGGGCTCGCGCGAGACGTCCCGGAATCGCAGGCGTGCATCCCTTCCGGCCTGAGGGCCCGTCTGGCCGTGACTCCCGCCCCGCTCCTCCTCTGAAGAGAGATCTGGGCCGCTGACAGGGGCCCTCCGCAGCCACGGGGGATGGGACTGGGGGGTCGGTTCCCGCCCCGGTGCAGCCGCCGCCGGGCAGACCGCCTGGCTTGGCCGCAGCCACGGCGACATCTAGCCCCGGTTCTGCGAGGCTGGGAGCGCCAGCCGGCTTGGGAGTAGCCAGACAGCTGTTGCCAGCAGGTAGAGGGCGCCTGCAGCTTGGGCGCCCAGGTGGTGGAGAATGGCCTGGGCCGCCTCTGGATCGTGAGTGCACCTGGCCTGAGAGCCCGCCAGGCCCTGCCCCGGCCGGGCTCCTCCTCTGCTGGAGCTGGGGACGTCTAGCCAGTGACCCTCTGCAGCCACCGGGGATGGGGCTGAGGGCCGCTTCCCGCCCCTGTGCAGCCGCCGCAGGGCAGACCGCCTGGCTTGGCGGCAGCCACAGGGACATCTGGCCCCGGTTCTGAGATGTGGGGAGTGCGGGCGGGCTCGGGGGTTGCCTGGAGGCTGCTGCCTGCACACAGAAGGCGGCTGCAGCTTGGGTGCCCAGGCGGGCTGGAGGTGCATGGTCTGGTCGGCCTCGGGATCGCCAGCGCGCCCAGCCTGAGGCCCCCAGGCCTTGTCTCCCGCCCCACTCCTCCACCAGAGGGAGATCGGGGCCGCTGGCATGGGCACTTGGCAGTCACCCCTGATGGGGTTGAGCAGAGTTCTCGTCCCTGTGCAGCCGCCGCCGGGCAGAATGCCTGGCGTGGCCGCAGCCACTGGGACACCTCGCGGGCCGGGCAGGCCAGGGGGTGAAAGCGCTGGTTGGCGGGTGCCTTCTTGCCCTGTGGCGCCTCTGGGCCCCACGGCTTGTCGGCCTCCGGCGCGCAGGGCTCCCCAGCATCCTGGGCGCCGGCCCGCTGCCCGCACGAAATCAACTCAGAGAGGATGAACTTCGGTTGCCTTGTCTGGCTGGGCTGCCAGGCGGGGCAGCTGACCTGTTGATCGGGTGGCTTTTTTCACCTTCTT
Coding sequences within it:
- the LOC100594682 gene encoding uncharacterized protein LOC100594682, with product MPAAPISLWWRSGAGDKAWGPQAGRAGDPEADQTMHLQPAWAPKLQPPSVCRQQPPGNPRARPHSPHLRTGARCPCGCRQARRSALRRLHRGGKRPSAPSPVAAEGHWLDVPSSSRGGARPGQGLAGSQARCTHDPEAAQAILHHLGAQAAGALYLLATAVWLLPSRLALPASQNRG